Proteins found in one Candidatus Bathyarchaeota archaeon genomic segment:
- a CDS encoding glycosyltransferase has translation MSSLEEEKFDGIFIDTSTKEPLDKEGLLNLLKMHRVKTSSVENSNVTIENVIPTLRKAKVKIPETFFKDLASRLGFFFVDYFHVQKVYQKENRRKLITVLPYAVISKYKVIPLEVNGTVVDLAVDNPLDKRVMFTIKCLFSSWTINLRVVSSKAIDWAIDSIYSQIHKQAAMLDLYNRTPSQSAYKVLYPNQKIFVLTVALIITVCAVLNSAITAIVLLSAISVAYFIVNPIKIYISIRGFRGARVPATISKANLLQIPDSGLPVYTVLIPVFHEASVLAQNLRNIYRLNYPRDKLDIKILMEEKDDETIHEAKLLGLFGSPKKTVKGIPSDEYTEFLKVFDPIIIPTAQVTTKPRACNYGLLRAKGELCVIYDAEDNPDPDQLKKAAIAFQRSSEDVVCLQSKLNFYNADENLLTKWFSIEYASWYEFYLQGLDWIDAPIPLGGTSNHFRKKGLDELGRWDPYNVTEDADIGIRLARRKLKTEMIETYTYEEAPVNVKSWVVQRSRWFKGHVQTYLVHMRNPKQLFDDLGFAKFFKFQLTFGTSIFIPIINPILWMLLGVTVVLPSAFGWLIPSYLQPLCLFNLIVGNLSYIAVYILACFKLKKYQYVPYALLMPLYWALLSAASWRGLIQLIKKPFYWDKTSHGISKVSQTT, from the coding sequence ATGTCAAGCCTTGAAGAAGAAAAGTTCGATGGAATCTTTATAGACACTTCCACGAAAGAGCCACTCGATAAAGAAGGCTTACTTAACCTCCTCAAGATGCACAGAGTAAAAACAAGTTCTGTTGAAAACTCTAACGTCACAATCGAAAATGTCATCCCAACTTTAAGGAAGGCCAAAGTTAAGATACCTGAAACTTTCTTTAAGGATTTAGCTTCAAGGCTGGGGTTCTTTTTTGTAGATTACTTTCATGTGCAAAAAGTATATCAAAAAGAGAATAGAAGAAAGCTGATCACAGTTTTACCTTACGCGGTAATAAGCAAATACAAAGTCATCCCCCTAGAAGTAAACGGCACAGTTGTTGACTTAGCCGTCGACAACCCTTTAGACAAGCGCGTCATGTTTACAATAAAATGTCTGTTTAGCTCTTGGACAATTAACCTTCGTGTGGTCTCCTCTAAAGCTATCGACTGGGCAATTGATAGTATTTACAGTCAAATTCACAAACAAGCGGCAATGCTTGATTTGTATAATCGAACACCCAGTCAGTCAGCCTATAAGGTACTTTATCCCAACCAAAAAATTTTCGTCTTGACTGTGGCATTAATAATTACCGTCTGTGCAGTTCTAAATTCGGCAATAACCGCTATTGTCCTGTTGTCAGCAATCAGTGTCGCTTACTTTATAGTTAACCCGATAAAAATTTACATTTCCATCAGAGGCTTTCGAGGAGCAAGAGTACCAGCAACAATCTCCAAGGCTAACTTGCTACAAATTCCAGATTCAGGTCTTCCAGTTTACACAGTTTTAATCCCTGTTTTTCATGAGGCAAGCGTGCTTGCTCAAAACTTACGCAATATTTACCGCTTGAATTATCCGAGGGATAAACTGGACATAAAAATTCTCATGGAAGAAAAAGATGATGAAACAATTCATGAAGCCAAGCTCTTGGGACTCTTTGGTTCGCCCAAAAAGACGGTAAAGGGTATTCCAAGCGATGAGTACACTGAATTTCTAAAGGTGTTTGACCCCATAATTATCCCAACAGCACAGGTAACAACTAAGCCTCGGGCATGCAACTATGGGTTACTTCGTGCAAAAGGTGAACTTTGTGTAATTTATGATGCCGAGGATAACCCTGACCCTGACCAGCTTAAAAAAGCCGCAATAGCATTTCAGCGTTCATCTGAAGATGTTGTGTGTCTCCAGTCTAAGCTTAACTTCTACAATGCTGATGAAAATTTGCTAACGAAATGGTTCTCGATTGAATATGCCAGTTGGTATGAGTTCTACCTGCAAGGGCTAGATTGGATTGATGCACCTATCCCGTTGGGTGGCACAAGTAATCATTTCCGTAAAAAAGGGCTTGACGAACTGGGCAGATGGGACCCCTACAATGTCACTGAAGATGCCGACATAGGCATCAGACTAGCTAGAAGAAAGCTAAAGACTGAAATGATTGAAACTTACACTTACGAAGAGGCCCCTGTGAATGTTAAAAGCTGGGTTGTCCAAAGGTCCCGATGGTTCAAGGGGCATGTTCAAACCTATCTTGTGCACATGCGTAATCCCAAACAACTCTTTGATGACTTAGGCTTTGCAAAATTCTTCAAATTCCAGCTTACTTTCGGAACAAGCATTTTCATCCCCATCATTAACCCAATACTGTGGATGTTGCTAGGCGTTACTGTGGTTTTACCTTCTGCGTTCGGCTGGCTTATTCCAAGCTATTTGCAACCCCTTTGTCTCTTTAACCTTATAGTGGGCAATCTCTCGTACATTGCAGTCTACATTTTAGCGTGTTTCAAACTTAAGAAGTACCAGTATGTACCATATGCATTGCTTATGCCGCTGTATTGGGCTCTTTTGAGCGCTGCCAGCTGGAGGGGACTAATCCAGTTAATAAAAAAGCCGTTCTATTGGGATAAAACGAGCCACGGTATCTCAAAAGTGAGCCAAACAACCTAA